The following proteins are co-located in the Paenibacillus sp. JNUCC32 genome:
- a CDS encoding serine hydrolase domain-containing protein, protein MEKKTTENFSSSEIVKEKRFAAGEDRPELQKAIQEIVDSGFLGVQLRVHDEQGEWVGSAGVSRLGEEAKPPTNGHFRIGSNTKTFTATVVLQLVAEGRIGLDDPVVDYLPEFGLDRRITVRMLLQHTSGVFNFTGEYYEDGTVVPGIPWQGQEWVDNRFKTYRPEELVRLALSKPMRFEPGTDWSYSNTNYVLARLLIEKVTGSSLAEEMQRLILGPLGLSGTVVPETQPEIPGPHAHAYYRYEDAGEQKTVDVTRQNPSWISTGGDMISTTQDLHTFISALMGGKLLPAPLLAEMCKPHPKIGYGLGVFVQDAGPNGDGTIITHNGGISGYAALMYSTPDGRKTLTASVNYVDDVAMSLAVPFQKATQRLVEEVFGGGLSADAAEPASKQS, encoded by the coding sequence ATGGAAAAGAAAACAACAGAAAATTTTAGTTCGTCAGAAATTGTGAAGGAAAAAAGATTCGCTGCCGGGGAGGATCGCCCGGAGCTGCAGAAGGCCATCCAGGAGATCGTCGATTCCGGTTTCCTCGGAGTGCAGCTGCGCGTGCACGATGAGCAGGGCGAGTGGGTCGGCAGCGCCGGGGTGAGCAGGTTGGGCGAGGAGGCGAAGCCGCCTACAAACGGGCACTTCCGGATCGGCAGCAACACCAAGACCTTCACCGCGACCGTGGTGCTGCAATTGGTTGCCGAGGGCAGGATCGGGCTGGACGACCCGGTGGTAGACTACCTGCCCGAGTTCGGGCTGGACCGGCGGATCACGGTGCGGATGCTGCTGCAACACACCAGCGGTGTGTTCAACTTTACCGGCGAGTACTACGAAGACGGGACGGTCGTGCCGGGGATCCCTTGGCAAGGCCAAGAGTGGGTAGACAACCGGTTCAAGACCTACCGGCCAGAGGAGCTGGTACGGCTGGCATTGTCCAAGCCGATGCGATTCGAGCCGGGAACGGACTGGAGCTATTCCAACACCAACTACGTGCTGGCCAGGCTGCTGATCGAGAAGGTCACCGGCAGCTCGCTCGCCGAGGAGATGCAGAGGCTGATTTTGGGACCGCTTGGGCTGTCGGGTACCGTGGTACCAGAAACCCAACCTGAGATCCCCGGGCCGCACGCCCACGCCTACTACCGGTACGAGGACGCCGGTGAGCAGAAGACGGTCGACGTCACCCGCCAGAACCCCTCTTGGATCTCCACCGGCGGTGACATGATCTCGACCACTCAGGATCTCCACACGTTCATCTCCGCGCTGATGGGCGGCAAGCTCCTCCCGGCCCCGCTGCTGGCCGAGATGTGCAAGCCGCATCCCAAAATAGGCTATGGCTTGGGGGTGTTCGTGCAGGACGCCGGCCCGAACGGCGACGGTACCATCATCACCCACAACGGCGGCATTTCGGGCTACGCGGCACTGATGTACAGCACGCCCGACGGCCGCAAGACCCTGACTGCCTCCGTGAACTATGTGGACGACGTCGCAATGTCCCTGGCAGTGCCGTTCCAGAAGGCGACGCAGAGGCTCGTCGAGGAGGTGTTCGGCGGCGGGCTGTCGGCTGACGCGGCCGAACCGGCCAGTAAACAGAGCTGA
- a CDS encoding phosphotransferase, with amino-acid sequence MTGHLHDLAKRYDPLTRRHLWERNDYLLRARRYLLPEHAPILRVLVKLKERFASLPVTPDNFGLIHGDINVGNFMVDETGEITRFDECQYSWYAEGIAFQLYYLLRWYVPELGFASAG; translated from the coding sequence ATGACCGGCCATCTTCATGATCTGGCCAAACGTTATGATCCTTTGACCAGAAGACACTTGTGGGAGCGTAACGATTACCTTTTACGCGCCCGGAGGTATTTACTGCCCGAGCATGCACCAATCCTTCGTGTCCTTGTTAAACTTAAAGAGCGTTTTGCTAGTCTGCCTGTTACTCCGGATAATTTCGGTCTAATTCACGGGGATATCAATGTAGGCAATTTTATGGTCGACGAAACAGGTGAAATCACACGCTTTGACGAATGCCAATACAGTTGGTATGCAGAGGGTATTGCCTTTCAACTCTATTATTTGCTTCGTTGGTATGTACCGGAGCTGGGATTTGCGTCAGCCGGATAA